A stretch of the Arachis stenosperma cultivar V10309 chromosome 6, arast.V10309.gnm1.PFL2, whole genome shotgun sequence genome encodes the following:
- the LOC130934613 gene encoding uncharacterized protein LOC130934613: MDDGYKVRPTKAVSWWEGCDILGGKDEIGGGTWMACSKEGKVAFLTNVLELHSSPQAKSRGDLPLLFLKSSKRPREFAESLKGEADKYNGFNLIVADIESKCMVYISNRPKGQQISIQEVSPGLHVLSNAKLDTPWHKTQRLEVSFKEQLAKYGKGEIPVKETMKKILKDKVKAEESGLPHICSLDWELNLSSIFVEIETPLGLYGTRSSAALVVRSGGGEASFFEEYLDDGIWKEHVTDFSMMV; this comes from the exons ATGGATGATGGCTATAAA GTTAGGCCTACGAAGGCAGTGTCATGGTGGGAAGGTTGTGACATATTGGGAGGAAAAGATGAGATAGGAGGAGGGACATGGATGGCTTGTTCCAAAGAAGGAAAGGTTGCTTTTCTTACCAATGTTTTGGAGCTTCATTCTTCTCCCCAAGCCAAATCGCGTGGTGACCTACCTCTCTTGTTTCTTAAG AGCAGCAAGAGACCCAGAGAATTTGCAGAAAGCCTAAAAGGAGAGGCTGATAAGTACAATGGGTTCAATTTAATTGTTGCAGATATTGAGTCAAAATGCATGGTATACATCTCCAACAGGCCCAAAGGACAACAGATTAGCATTCAGGAGGTTTCTCCAGGACTGCATGTGCTTTCCAATGCCAAACTTGACACGCCATGGCACAAG ACTCAACGTCTTGAAGTGAGCTTCAAAGAACAACTTGCTAAGTATGGGAAAGGTGAGATTCCTGTGAAGGAGACGATGAAAAAGATATTGAAGGACAAAGTTAAAGCTGAGGAGAGTGGTCTACCTCATATTTGCTCTCTTGATTGGGAACTTAATTTGAGCTCCATCTTTGTTGAAATAGAAACACCACTG GGTCTTTATGGGACAAGAAGCAGTGCTGCATTAGTTGTGAGATCAGGTGGTGGTGAAGCAAGTTTTTTTGAGGAATATCTGGATGATGGTATTTGGAAGGAGCATGTTACCGATTTCTCTATGATGGTATGA
- the LOC130933360 gene encoding F-box protein CPR1-like yields the protein MTTKTVTNHKAMLSLCILSILLLLLMPLTTIANNKIRISSKLRLPEKLSITDHLPQELVSNILSRLPAKELWRCKFVCKSWFHLINDPNFVTNYYVVYNNSNHNHSHLLLIQRPSLSSNKTFISVLSCNNATGSVSSQTLNLPCEYNSDHKYWTEIMGPCNGIYFLEGNPNMMMNPSLGQFKALPESHFTTPIGTNSLSDYAGFGFDSKANDYKVVVIKDLWNRETDQRRLWCWTAELFSLNSNSWRKLDAPLPSPIEISASSRVYTYENNCCHWLGYVEDEFGKRKDVVLSFDMVNEAFRKINVPRVCKSSIASFATLVPFEESASIGVVVRGKEKRYDVWMMKDYWDEESWVKLYSVGHVEVISRLVGFYKSNQLLWKGNDERLVMYERDSQQVKDLHVYVKNDSLRAARYMETLVSLQRGH from the coding sequence ATGACCACAAAAACAGTCACCAACCACAAAGCCATGCTCTCCCTATGCATTCTTTCCATTCTCTTACTTCTTCTAATGCCATTGACGACTATAGCTAATAACAAAATTCGCATTTCTTCAAAGTTAAGATTACCCGAGAAGCTCAGCATCACAGATCATTTGCCACAAGAATTGGTTTCCAACATCCTTTCAAGGTTGCCAGCGAAAGAGTTATGGAGATGCAAGTTTGTTTGCAAGTCATGGTTCCATCTCATAAATGATCCTAATTTTGTTACCAATTACTATGTCGTCTACAACAATAGCAACCATAACCATTCTCATCTCCTCCTTATTCAAAGACCTTCACTTTCTAGCAATAAAACATTCATTTCTGTTCTTTCTTGTAATAATGCCACAGGATCCGTTTCTTCTCAAACTCTAAACCTTCCTTGTGAATACAATTCAGATCACAAATATTGGACCGAAATCATGGGTCCTTGCAACGGCATATATTTTCTCGAAGGCAATCCAAATATGATGATGAATCCCTCTTTAGGACAATTCAAGGCTCTGCCGGAATCTCATTTCACAACCCCAATTGGGACAAACTCTTTGTCCGATTATGCCGGATTTGGCTTTGACTCAAAAGCTAATGACTATAAAGTTGTAGTGATCAAGGATCTTTGGAACAGGGAAACGGATCAAAGAAGACTTTGGTGTTGGACAGCAGAGTTGTTCAGTCTCAATTCGAACTCTTGGCGAAAACTTGATGCTCCTCTGCCATCCCCCATCGAAATTTCGGCCTCTTCTCGAGTTTACACTTATGAAAACAATTGTTGTCACTGGTTGGGTTACGTTGAAGATGAATTTGGTAAAAGAAAAGATGTGGTTCTATCATTTGACATGGTGAATGAAGCCTTCAGAAAGATCAATGTACCGAGAGTATGCAAATCTTCGATAGCATCCTTCGCCACGCTTGTCCCGTTCGAAGAATCTGCTAGCATTGGTGTGGTTGTGAGAGGGAAGGAGAAACGGTATGATGTTTGGATGATGAAGGATTATTGGGATGAAGAATCTTGGGTGAAGCTATACAGTGTTGGACATGTTGAAGTGATTTCAAGGCTTGTGGGATTTTATAAGAGTAATCAACTTCTTTGGAAAGGTAATGATGAAAGACTAGTAATGTATGAACGTGATTCCCAACAAGTAAAGGATCTTCATGTTTATGTTAAGAATGATTCACTAAGAGCTGCTAGATACATGGAAACCCTTGTTTCACTTCAAAGGGGACATTAG